GGCGGCGCAGCTCAAGCGCGCGCTCAACGATGCGCTGCGCCAGGTGGCCGATCTCAAGACCCGCGAGCTGCTCGATCATCGTTACGAGCGCCTGCGTGGTTACGGTCGATTCAGCGACACCAAGGCCTGACGGGCCTGTCCGGGCGCTGCGTGTCGGCCCTGTGACGATCATCGGAAACGGCTGCGCAAGCAGCCGTTCTCGTTTGCATGCTTGACGTCATCGCTGCGCTCCTCGGCGGCAAGACGCGCATCGCGGTGGCGTACAGCGGCGGGCGTGATTCCAGCGCGCTTCTGCATGCCACCGTCGCGTGTGCTGCGGCCAGGGTCGACGTTCATGCCCTCCATGTGCAGCATGGCCTGAGCGCGTTCGCGCCCGACTGGCTGGCTCACTGCGAACGCCGATGTCGGGCGTTGTCGTTGCAAGGCGCGCGGTTGTGGCTGCACACGCGTTCGCTGGCCTTGCAGCCCGCGCGTGGCGAGAGCATCGAAGCACTCGCCCGGCGCGAGCGCTATCGTGCGCTCGCGTCGATGGCTCGCGAGGCGGGCTGCGACACCGTGCTGCTGGCGCATCACCGTGACGATCAGGTCGAGACCTTCCTGCTGCAGGCGCTGCGTGGTGCCGGCGCGGCAGGCCTGTCGGCGATGCCTTCGATCGCTTGGCGCGAGGGCCTGACCTGGGCGCGGCCGTGGCTGGATCGGCCGCGGTCCGCGATCCAGTCGTATGTCGATGCGCATGCGCTCGAGTTCGTCGAGGATGACAGCAATGCCAGCCCGCGGCATGCCCGCAACCGGCTGCGTCTGACGGTGATGCCGGCCCTGCGCCAGGCCTTCGGCGACGCCGATGTCGCGCTGACGGCGGCGGTTCAGCACGCTCAGGATGCTCAAGCCTGCATGCAGGCACTCGCCGAGGCCGATCTGCAGGCCGTGAGTCGTGCCGATGGTCTCGCCATCGATCCGATGCTGGCGTTGGGGGCGCCTCGAGTCCGCAATCTCCTGCGCCACTGGCTGCGGCAGTCGGCCGGGCAGCCGCCGGCTGCGACGCTCCTGCGGCGGCTTGCCGACGAACTGCCGCACGCGCCGGACGGCGCGTGGCGGCATGCGGCGGGTGTCGTGGCCGCCTATCGGGGGCGGCTCAGCTGGCGCCGGGATGTCCTGCCCCCGATCGTGGCCGATCCGGATGCGAAGGGCTCGGGCACCTTGCCGCGATCGCCTGTCCCGATGGCGCTCGTGCCGGGCCCCAATGCGGTGCCGTCGTGGCGCGGCACGCTCTGGGTCGACGTCGTCGAGCGCGATGGCGCGGCCCTGGAGACGCTGGCGGGAGTGACCTTGCGCGAGCGCTGCGGTGGCGAGCGTTTCCAGTCGCATCCGGCGGGCGTGCCGCGGTCCTTGAAGAAGCAGTTCCAGGCCGCGGCACGGCCGAGTTGGGCGCGCCGCGGGCCGCTGGTCTACGTCGGTGAACAGCTGATCTACGTGCCGGGCCTGGGACTTGATGCGCGCTGCGTGGCGGCGATCGGCGTCACGCAGGCGCGTCTGCGCTGGCAGGCTGCTGACGCCGTCGAGGATGCGCCACCCGCTGCATGAATCCCCACGCCGCGGCGCACCGCTAAAATGCACGGTTCCCAGCCGCAGCCGTCCCGCTGCCCGATTACCTCAGCCTCGCCACACTGCAATGGCCTTGATCGTTCATAAATACGGCGGCACGTCGATGGGCTCGACCGAGCGCATCCGCAATGTCGCCAAGCGTGTCGCCAAGTGGGCACGCGCCGGCCACCAGATGGTGGTCGTGCCCTCCGCGATGAGCGGGGAAACCAACCGCCTGCTGGGCCTCGCCAAAGAGGTGTCGCCGGCCACGCACACCAGCGCGATGCTGCGTGAGCTCGACATGATCGCCTGCACCGGCGAGCAGGTTTCGGTGGGCTTGCTGTCACTGGCGCTGCAAGCCGAGGGCATGCAGGCCGTCAGCTATTCGGGCTGGCAGGTGCCGATCCGCACCGACAGTTCGCACACCAAGGCGCGCATCGAGAGCATCGACGACGCCCGCGTGCGTGCCGATCTGGCCGAGGGCAAGGTGGTGGTCATCACCGGCTTCCAGGGGGTCGACGAGGACAGCAATGTCACGACGCTCGGCCGTGGCGGTTCGGATACCTCCGCGGTTGCGGTCGCTGCGGCCATGAAGGCGGCCGAATGCCTGATCTACACCGATGTGGACGGCGTCTACACCACCGATCCGCGCGTGGTTCCCGAGGCGCGCCGCCTCAACACCGTGAGCTTCGAAGAGATGCTCGAGATGGCCAGCCTGGGCTCGAAGGTGTTGCAGATCCGCTCGGTCGAATTTGCCGGCAAGTACCGGGTGCCGCTGCGTGTGCTGTCGAGCTTCACGCCCTGGGATATCAACATCGATGAAGAGGCCAAGTCAGGCACGCTGATCACCTTCGAGGAAGACGAAAAAATGGAACAAGCCGTTGTCTCGGGCATTGCCTTCAACCGTGACGAAGCCAAGGTCACCGTCATCGGCGTGCCCGACAAGCCGGGCATCGCCTTCCAGATCCTGGGGCCGGTGGCCGATGCCAACATCGACGTCGACGTGATCCTGCAGAACGTCTCGCACGCGGGCAAGACCGACTTCTCGTTCACCGTGCACCGCAACGACTACGCCCGCACGCTCGATCTGCTCAAGAACCAGGTCGTGCCGGCGCTCGGCGCAGCCGACGTGGTGGGTGACCCGAAGATCTGCAAGGTCTCGATCGTGGGCATCGGCATGCGCTCGCATGCGGGCGTGGCCTGCAAGATGTTCCGCACGCTCAGCGAAGACGGCATCAACATCCAGATGATCACCACCAGCGAGATCAAGACTTCGGTCGTGATCGACGAGAAGTACATGGAGCTGGCGGTGCGTGCGTTGCACAAAGCTTTCGATCTCGATCAGATCGCTGGCTAAATAATCTGAAAACGGGCTATACTCTGCCCTCTTCGGAGACGTGACCGAGTGGCCGAAGGTGCTCCCCTGCTAAGGGAGTATGTGCCAAAAGCGCATCGAGGGTTCGAATCCCTCCGTCTCCGCCAAGTATCGAAAAAGCCTCTGACTCGTCAGAGGCTTTTTTCGTTCTGCATTCGACCATGCGCGATGCAGGTCGCGTGTGCCGAGTCTTCGTCTATCACGCCGGCGTTGGCGTGTTTCCATTCAACCTTGAACCAGGAGCCGCCATGACCGGACGCACCCTGTACGACAAGCTCTGGGACGAACACGTCGTCCACACCGAAGAGGACGGCACCGCCGTGCTCTACATCGATCGCCATCTGGTGCACGAAGTGACCAGCCCGCAGGCCTTCGAAGGTCTGCGTCTGGCCGGGCGCAAGGTCTGGCGTGTCAGTTCGATCGTCGCCACCGCCGATCACAACACGCCCACCACCGGCTGGGAGCAGGGCTACGACGGCATCGCCGATCCGATCAGCAAGCTGCAGATCACCACGCTCGACAGCAACATCGCGGCGGTCGGCGCGGCGGCCTACTTTCCGTTCATGGACAAGCGCCAGGGCATCGTGCACGTCATCGGCCCGGAGCAGGGCGCCACGCTGCCGGGCATGACGGTCGTCTGCGGCGACAGCCACACCAGCACGCACGGCGCGTTCGGTGCGCTGGCGCACGGCATCGGCACCAGCGAGGTCGAGCACGTGATGGCCACCCAGACGTTGCTGGCCAAGAAGGCCAGGAACATGCTGGTCAAGGTGGAGGGTGTCGTGCCCAAGGGTTGCGGCGCCAAGGACATCGCGCTGGCCATCATCGGCCGCATCGGCACCGCGGGCGGCACCGGCTACACGATCGAGTTCGGCGGCAGCGCGATTCGCGCGCTGAGCATGGAAGGCCGCATGACGGTCTGCAACATGGCGATCGAGGGCGGCGCGCGCGCCGGCATGGTCGCGGTCGACGAGACCACGATCAACTACGTCAAGGGCCGGCCGTTCGCGCCCAAGGGCGTCGAGTTCGACCAGGCCGCGATCCACTGGCGCACGCTGCGCTCGGATGCCGACGCGAAGTTCGACGCGGTGGTCGAGATCGACGCCGCGCAGATCCGCCCCCAGGTGACCTGGGGCACGTCGCCCGAGATGGTGCTGTCGATCGAGGACCGCGTGCCCGATCCCGACAAGGAAAAGGACGATGTCAAGCGCGGCTCGATCGAGCGCGCGCTGGCCTACATGGGCCTGGAGCCGAACAAGGCGATCTCCGATGTGCGCATCGACAAGGTCTTCATCGGCTCGTGCACCAACAGCCGCATCGAGGACATGCGCGAAGCCGCTGCCGTGGTGCGCCGCATCGGCGGGCGCGTGGCGAGCAATGTCAAGCTGGCGCTGGTGGTGCCGGGCTCGGGCCTGGTGAAGGCGCAGGCCGAGGCCGAGGGGCTGCACGAGGTGTTCAAGGCGGCCGGTTTCGAGTGGCGCGAGCCGGGCTGCTCGATGTGCCTGGCGATGAACGCCGACCGCCTGGAGCCGGGCGAGCGCTGCGCTTCCACCAGCAACCGCAACTTCGAGGGTCGCCAGGGTGCCGGTGGCCGAACCCACCTGGTCAGCCCGGCGATGGCTGCGGCTGCGGCCATGAACGGCCACTTCGTCGACGTGCGTCGCATCGCGTAAGGAGTCAACAGCATGCAAGCCTTCACCGTGCACAAGGGCCTGGTGGCCCCGATGGATCGCGCCAATGTCGACACCGACGCGATCATCCCGAAGCAGTTTCTCAAGTCGATCCAGCGTTCCGGCTTCGGCCCGAACCTGTTCGACGAATGGCGCTACCTCGACAAGGGCGAGCCCGGCCAGGAGTCGGTGGTGCGCAAGCCCAACCCCGATTTCGTGCTGAACCAGCCGCGTTACCAGGGCGCCTCGATCCTGCTGACGCGCGAGAACTTCGGCTGCGGTTCGAGCCGTGAACACGCGCCGTGGGCGCTCGGTCAATACGGCTTCCGGGTGCTGATCGCGCCGAGCTTTGCCGACATCTTCTTCAACAACTGCTTCAAGAACGGCATCCTGCCGATCGTGCTGCCCGAGAGCGTGGTCGCGCGCCTGTTCGACGAGGTGCATGGTTTCGTCGGCTATCAGCTGACGATCGACCTGCCGCGCCAGGTGGTGATCAAGGCCGACGGCACCGAGCTGCCGTTCGAGGTGCAGGCGTTCCGCAAGTACTGCCTCGTCAACGGCTTCGACGACATCGGTCTGACGCTGCGCCACGCCGACAAGATCAAGGCCTTCGAGGCCGAGCGCCTGGCCAAGATGCCGTGGCTGGGCCAGCGCCTGCTCTGAGCGCCGCGTCACCACTACAAGGAAACACAGACATGAAGATCGCAATCCTGCCGGGTGACGGCATCGGCACCGAAATCGTCGCCGAGGCCGTCAAGGTCCTGAACGTGCTCGACCTGCCGTTCGAGATGGAAACGGCGCTGGTCGGCGGCGCAGCCTACGAGGCGCACGGCCACCCGCTGCCCGATTCGACGCTCAACCTGGCCAAGGCCGCCGACGCGGTGCTGTTCGGCGCCGTGGGTGACTGGAAGTACGACAAGCTCGAGCGCTCGCTGCGCCCCGAGCAGGCCATCCTGGGCCTTCGCAAGAACCTCGGGCTGTTCGCGAACTTCCGTCCGGCGATCTGCTACGAGCAGCTCACGCACGCGTCGAGCCTGAAGCCCGAACTGGTGGCGGGGCTCGACATCCTGATCATCCGCGAGCTGACCGGCGACATCTACTTCGGCCAGCCGCGCGGGCGCCGCATCGCGGTCGACGGGCACTTTCCGGGTGCCGAAGAAGCGTTCGACACCATGCGCTACAGCCGCCCCGAGATCGAGCGCATCGCGCACGTGGCGTTCAAGGCCGCGCGCCTGCGCGACAAGCGTGTCACCAGTGTCGACAAGGCCAATGTGCTGGAGACCTTCCAGCTCTGGAAGGACGTGGTCACCGAGGTCGGCAAGGAGTACCCGGACGTGGCGCTCGACCACATGTACGTCGACAACGCCGCGATGCAACTGGTCAAGGCGCCCAAGAAGTTCGACGTGATGGTGACGGGCAACATGTTCGGCGACATCCTGTCCGACGCGGCGGCGATGCTGACCGGCTCGATCGGCATGCTGCCGTCGGCGTCGCTGAACGCGAACAACCAGGGCCTTTACGAGCCCAGCCACGGCAGTGCGCCCGACATCGCCGGTCAGGGTATTGCAAACCCGTTGGCTACAATCCTGTCCGCTGCCATGATGCTCCGCTACTCCCTCAACCAAGCACAAGCCGCCGACCGGATCGAATCTGCGGTGAGCGCGGTGCTGTCTGCGGGTTACCGCACGGTCGACATCGCATCCGAGGGCACGACGCGGGTGGGCACGCGCGAGATGGGCGACGCCGTCGTGGCGGCGCTCACTGGCGCCACCATGACCAAAACGATTACCAAGAGCTGATCGCTCGGTTTCGTCTCGCCCCCACACCTGGACCCCGGCGAAGCGAGCCGGGGGATTCAGGGGTCCGGGACAACGCTCAACAAGGAATCACGGAAATGGCACTCGTAGGTTTGGTCGGCTGGCGCGGCATGGTCGGCTCGGTCCTGATGGATCGCATGCAGGCTGAAGATGACTTCGCGCACTTCGAGCCTCTGTTCTTCTCGACCTCGAACTCGGGCGGCAAGGCTCCGGCGCAGGCGAAGAACGAGACCACGCTGCAGGACGCGTACGACATCGACGCGCTCAAGCGCTGCGACATCATCGTCACCGCTCAGGGTGGCGACTACACCTCGGCGGTGTTCGGCAAGCTGCGTGCGGCGGGCTGGAACGGCCACTGGATCGAT
This portion of the Leptothrix cholodnii SP-6 genome encodes:
- the tilS gene encoding tRNA lysidine(34) synthetase TilS translates to MLDVIAALLGGKTRIAVAYSGGRDSSALLHATVACAAARVDVHALHVQHGLSAFAPDWLAHCERRCRALSLQGARLWLHTRSLALQPARGESIEALARRERYRALASMAREAGCDTVLLAHHRDDQVETFLLQALRGAGAAGLSAMPSIAWREGLTWARPWLDRPRSAIQSYVDAHALEFVEDDSNASPRHARNRLRLTVMPALRQAFGDADVALTAAVQHAQDAQACMQALAEADLQAVSRADGLAIDPMLALGAPRVRNLLRHWLRQSAGQPPAATLLRRLADELPHAPDGAWRHAAGVVAAYRGRLSWRRDVLPPIVADPDAKGSGTLPRSPVPMALVPGPNAVPSWRGTLWVDVVERDGAALETLAGVTLRERCGGERFQSHPAGVPRSLKKQFQAAARPSWARRGPLVYVGEQLIYVPGLGLDARCVAAIGVTQARLRWQAADAVEDAPPAA
- a CDS encoding aspartate kinase, whose product is MALIVHKYGGTSMGSTERIRNVAKRVAKWARAGHQMVVVPSAMSGETNRLLGLAKEVSPATHTSAMLRELDMIACTGEQVSVGLLSLALQAEGMQAVSYSGWQVPIRTDSSHTKARIESIDDARVRADLAEGKVVVITGFQGVDEDSNVTTLGRGGSDTSAVAVAAAMKAAECLIYTDVDGVYTTDPRVVPEARRLNTVSFEEMLEMASLGSKVLQIRSVEFAGKYRVPLRVLSSFTPWDINIDEEAKSGTLITFEEDEKMEQAVVSGIAFNRDEAKVTVIGVPDKPGIAFQILGPVADANIDVDVILQNVSHAGKTDFSFTVHRNDYARTLDLLKNQVVPALGAADVVGDPKICKVSIVGIGMRSHAGVACKMFRTLSEDGINIQMITTSEIKTSVVIDEKYMELAVRALHKAFDLDQIAG
- the leuC gene encoding 3-isopropylmalate dehydratase large subunit, coding for MTGRTLYDKLWDEHVVHTEEDGTAVLYIDRHLVHEVTSPQAFEGLRLAGRKVWRVSSIVATADHNTPTTGWEQGYDGIADPISKLQITTLDSNIAAVGAAAYFPFMDKRQGIVHVIGPEQGATLPGMTVVCGDSHTSTHGAFGALAHGIGTSEVEHVMATQTLLAKKARNMLVKVEGVVPKGCGAKDIALAIIGRIGTAGGTGYTIEFGGSAIRALSMEGRMTVCNMAIEGGARAGMVAVDETTINYVKGRPFAPKGVEFDQAAIHWRTLRSDADAKFDAVVEIDAAQIRPQVTWGTSPEMVLSIEDRVPDPDKEKDDVKRGSIERALAYMGLEPNKAISDVRIDKVFIGSCTNSRIEDMREAAAVVRRIGGRVASNVKLALVVPGSGLVKAQAEAEGLHEVFKAAGFEWREPGCSMCLAMNADRLEPGERCASTSNRNFEGRQGAGGRTHLVSPAMAAAAAMNGHFVDVRRIA
- the leuD gene encoding 3-isopropylmalate dehydratase small subunit, with the protein product MQAFTVHKGLVAPMDRANVDTDAIIPKQFLKSIQRSGFGPNLFDEWRYLDKGEPGQESVVRKPNPDFVLNQPRYQGASILLTRENFGCGSSREHAPWALGQYGFRVLIAPSFADIFFNNCFKNGILPIVLPESVVARLFDEVHGFVGYQLTIDLPRQVVIKADGTELPFEVQAFRKYCLVNGFDDIGLTLRHADKIKAFEAERLAKMPWLGQRLL
- the leuB gene encoding 3-isopropylmalate dehydrogenase, coding for MKIAILPGDGIGTEIVAEAVKVLNVLDLPFEMETALVGGAAYEAHGHPLPDSTLNLAKAADAVLFGAVGDWKYDKLERSLRPEQAILGLRKNLGLFANFRPAICYEQLTHASSLKPELVAGLDILIIRELTGDIYFGQPRGRRIAVDGHFPGAEEAFDTMRYSRPEIERIAHVAFKAARLRDKRVTSVDKANVLETFQLWKDVVTEVGKEYPDVALDHMYVDNAAMQLVKAPKKFDVMVTGNMFGDILSDAAAMLTGSIGMLPSASLNANNQGLYEPSHGSAPDIAGQGIANPLATILSAAMMLRYSLNQAQAADRIESAVSAVLSAGYRTVDIASEGTTRVGTREMGDAVVAALTGATMTKTITKS